A genomic segment from Streptosporangium roseum DSM 43021 encodes:
- the prfH gene encoding peptide chain release factor H, with protein MSVHLLLSAGRGPQECAWALARLLRRLEADATRQNLETHRAQTVPGDRPDTYRSVLIQISGAGAEAFAASWTGTLCWQAPSPYRAGTGRKNWYVIAQPCQVDTPRTTFAEADVDIVACRTGGPGGQHRNKASTAVRATHRPSGIVVVVDTERQFSLNRRIAMRLLRQRIEDGDATAGRAVTTARWRVHDELVRGNPTRIERPEMPEQDLASQGQTRRRP; from the coding sequence GTGAGCGTCCACCTGCTCCTGTCAGCCGGGCGCGGCCCGCAGGAGTGCGCCTGGGCGCTGGCCCGGCTGCTGCGCCGCCTGGAAGCCGATGCCACCCGGCAGAACCTGGAAACCCACCGGGCCCAGACCGTTCCCGGCGACCGGCCCGATACCTACCGATCGGTCCTGATCCAGATATCGGGAGCCGGTGCCGAGGCGTTCGCCGCCTCGTGGACCGGAACCCTGTGCTGGCAGGCCCCCAGCCCATACCGGGCTGGCACAGGCCGGAAGAACTGGTACGTCATCGCCCAACCGTGCCAGGTCGACACCCCGCGCACGACGTTCGCGGAGGCGGACGTCGACATCGTCGCCTGCCGCACCGGCGGCCCCGGCGGTCAGCATCGAAACAAGGCCAGCACGGCGGTACGGGCGACCCACCGGCCCTCGGGGATCGTCGTCGTGGTCGACACCGAGCGGCAGTTCAGCCTCAACCGCCGCATCGCCATGCGGCTGCTGCGACAGCGCATCGAGGACGGCGACGCGACGGCAGGGCGTGCCGTCACCACCGCTCGCTGGCGCGTCCACGATGAGCTCGTACGCGGCAACCCCACCCGTATCGAACGTCCGGAAATGCCGGAGCAGGACCTGGCTTCGCAGGGACAGACGCGCCGACGACCGTGA
- a CDS encoding carboxylesterase/lipase family protein, with protein sequence MAGAAPADAAPRNAVRTDAGWVRGEIARDHRIFQGIPYAASPVGNLRWQSPRPVTPWHGVRDATRPGNRCAQSADLWGLPASDSEDCLYLNVTVPRSATPSRPRPVMVWLHGGSLTKGAGSDYDATRLATRGDVVVVTVNYRLGVFGFFGHPGLADGGAYGLEDQQAALRWVQRNVAAFGGDHRNVTLFGESAGAHSACSHLASPTAAGLFRRAILQSTPCSQAAFTRSGLRPLLDIPMWVPKAAHEAHGATIATALGCTDPETAVTCLRGKPVSKLLAQEPLALPSYGNTVLPADPETVFAQGRFHRVPILTGITRDEGTLFAALMFPGLTEQGYQEGLRRFFGDKATAIAAEYPSRGRPVQAAAAILSDLDWAWAGRASDRMLSEHTPVYSYGFADRTAPPIFPLPGGVEPLASHGSELSFLFPGAALTREQRKLGDTMITYWSRFAATGDPNAPGLPRWSPVRTGHVHRLAPGPGGVGIYDQDALHKLAFWDRLADR encoded by the coding sequence ATGGCAGGGGCCGCGCCGGCGGACGCGGCCCCGCGGAATGCCGTACGGACCGATGCGGGTTGGGTGCGCGGCGAGATCGCCCGGGACCACCGGATCTTCCAGGGCATCCCCTACGCCGCTTCTCCCGTGGGTAACCTGCGCTGGCAGTCGCCCCGGCCGGTGACTCCCTGGCATGGCGTCCGCGACGCGACACGCCCCGGTAACAGGTGTGCCCAGTCCGCGGATCTGTGGGGGTTGCCGGCCAGCGACAGCGAGGACTGCCTGTACCTCAACGTGACCGTCCCGCGCTCGGCCACTCCGAGCCGCCCCCGGCCCGTGATGGTCTGGTTGCACGGCGGCAGCCTGACGAAGGGGGCCGGCAGCGACTACGACGCCACCCGCCTGGCCACGCGCGGCGACGTCGTGGTGGTCACCGTCAACTACCGGCTGGGCGTGTTCGGCTTCTTCGGGCATCCCGGACTGGCGGACGGCGGGGCCTACGGGCTGGAGGACCAGCAGGCCGCTCTGCGCTGGGTCCAGCGCAACGTGGCGGCCTTCGGCGGCGACCACCGCAACGTCACGTTGTTCGGGGAATCCGCCGGGGCGCACTCGGCGTGCTCCCACCTGGCGTCGCCCACCGCTGCAGGGCTGTTCCGCCGGGCGATCCTCCAGAGCACGCCGTGTTCGCAGGCCGCCTTCACCCGCAGCGGCCTGAGGCCGCTCCTGGACATCCCGATGTGGGTTCCCAAGGCCGCTCACGAGGCGCACGGGGCCACCATCGCCACCGCGCTCGGCTGCACCGATCCGGAGACAGCCGTCACCTGTCTGCGCGGCAAGCCCGTCTCCAAGCTCCTCGCGCAGGAGCCGCTCGCCCTGCCGAGCTACGGCAACACCGTGCTGCCCGCCGATCCCGAGACCGTCTTCGCGCAGGGCCGCTTCCACCGTGTGCCGATCCTCACCGGCATCACCCGTGACGAGGGGACCCTATTCGCCGCGCTGATGTTCCCCGGTCTCACCGAGCAGGGGTACCAGGAGGGCCTGCGTCGCTTCTTCGGTGACAAGGCCACGGCGATCGCGGCGGAGTATCCGTCCCGTGGGCGGCCGGTGCAGGCCGCCGCAGCAATCCTGAGCGATCTCGACTGGGCGTGGGCCGGTCGTGCCAGTGACCGAATGCTCAGTGAGCACACCCCGGTCTACTCCTACGGGTTCGCCGACCGTACCGCGCCGCCGATCTTCCCCCTTCCCGGTGGCGTGGAGCCGCTCGCCTCGCACGGATCGGAACTGTCGTTCCTGTTCCCCGGGGCTGCGCTCACCCGCGAGCAGCGGAAGCTCGGCGACACGATGATCACGTACTGGTCCCGCTTCGCGGCGACCGGCGACCCCAACGCTCCTGGCCTGCCGCGCTGGAGTCCCGTGCGCACCGGGCATGTCCATCGCCTGGCTCCGGGCCCCGGTGGCGTCGGCATCTACGATCAGGACGCCCTCCACAAGCTGGCCTTCTGGGACCGCCTGGCCGACCGCTGA
- a CDS encoding PP2C family protein-serine/threonine phosphatase — MNRSSRLWRRADILWEEPMLLAPLALTAVVTVVAVLTPSHLYFSRFLVVAPALAASMWPVVETVALGLLALAIDVLIAVTIGQPEESHTHLFTIAVIAGVTVAAASASHVRQQREETLAQVRSVAETTQKVLLRPMPHRLGRLDIDALYLAAAAQAHVGGDFYEALETPHGVRLIIGDVRGKGLPAVGVASAIVGCFREAAYDEPDLARLARRLDVSMNRYTTLLFGDDLEYFATALLAEFPDNGSVVEIVNCGHPSPLLLRAGAVREVTPTAPSPPINMGALLGQEYHIDPLPFAAGDQLLLYTDGVTETRDHTGAFFPLTQHAGQWDADSPSRLLEQLHRDLVHYSHGRLDDDIAAVAVRATDDRPGGPSSPGRR; from the coding sequence GTGAACCGTTCCAGTCGATTGTGGCGTCGCGCGGACATTCTCTGGGAGGAGCCGATGCTCCTGGCGCCCCTGGCGCTGACCGCCGTCGTCACCGTGGTGGCCGTTCTGACTCCGAGTCACCTCTACTTCAGCCGCTTTCTCGTGGTTGCCCCCGCTCTCGCCGCCTCGATGTGGCCGGTGGTCGAAACGGTGGCCCTCGGCCTGCTGGCCCTGGCCATCGACGTCCTGATCGCCGTAACCATCGGCCAGCCGGAGGAGTCGCACACCCACCTGTTCACCATCGCGGTGATCGCGGGTGTGACCGTCGCGGCCGCCTCCGCCAGCCATGTGCGCCAGCAGCGGGAGGAGACCCTCGCCCAGGTCCGCTCCGTCGCCGAGACGACGCAGAAGGTCCTGCTGCGCCCTATGCCCCACCGCCTCGGCCGGTTGGACATCGACGCGCTCTACCTCGCTGCCGCGGCCCAGGCCCATGTCGGCGGTGACTTCTACGAAGCGCTGGAGACGCCCCACGGCGTCCGCCTGATCATCGGCGACGTTCGCGGCAAAGGACTCCCTGCGGTCGGCGTGGCCTCGGCGATCGTCGGATGCTTCCGGGAGGCCGCGTACGACGAGCCGGACCTGGCGCGGCTGGCCCGCCGACTGGACGTGAGCATGAACCGCTACACCACGCTGTTGTTCGGCGACGACCTGGAGTACTTCGCCACGGCCCTGCTCGCCGAGTTCCCCGACAACGGATCGGTGGTCGAAATCGTCAACTGCGGCCACCCCTCGCCGCTGCTGCTCCGCGCGGGAGCGGTCCGCGAGGTCACTCCCACGGCTCCCTCGCCGCCCATCAACATGGGCGCCCTGCTCGGGCAGGAGTATCACATCGACCCCCTCCCCTTCGCCGCCGGTGACCAACTGCTGCTGTACACCGACGGCGTCACCGAGACCCGCGACCACACTGGCGCGTTCTTCCCGCTGACGCAGCACGCGGGCCAGTGGGACGCGGACTCCCCTTCCCGGCTGCTCGAGCAGCTGCACAGGGACCTGGTCCACTACAGCCACGGCCGACTCGACGACGACATCGCTGCCGTCGCCGTCCGCGCGACGGACGACCGGCCGGGCGGCCCGTCCTCGCCGGGCCGCCGGTGA
- a CDS encoding MFS transporter: MLAALTFNTAENLPVGLLRLMSEDLRVSLSAVGLLVTGYGVAVAIASVPIAHVVRAVPRRYVLTGLLAALVVSSLVAALTPSYWLLLVARLLTALAQALFWAVMGPVAVGLFAPEVRGRVVGALSVAGSLALVLGVPAGTWLGRQSTWQVPIAMLAALGLVSLVTIAVLLPTSRPEEEPAAYATSPDVWRFGTVLAAGALSAAGAFTGYTYIVTFLGDVSGFSPSAVSVLFVVFGVACLAGVSITGAFLDRFPQSALATAVATQAVGMLGLYAFGAHPVAAVMSLTLMGGALGPVFMTTQNTMLHCAPGRTDIAFAANSGAYNAGIAAGAALGGLVLSLADVRSTFLAGGLLTVGSCAVLLGGHLLHGRRRPERSTLR, encoded by the coding sequence ATGCTGGCCGCCCTCACCTTCAACACCGCGGAGAACCTGCCGGTCGGCCTCCTGAGGCTCATGTCCGAAGACCTACGGGTGTCCCTGTCAGCGGTGGGTCTCCTGGTCACCGGCTACGGCGTTGCGGTGGCCATCGCATCTGTGCCGATTGCCCACGTCGTGCGGGCCGTGCCCCGACGTTATGTGCTCACAGGACTGCTGGCCGCACTCGTGGTGTCCAGTCTCGTTGCCGCGCTGACCCCCTCTTACTGGCTGCTCCTCGTGGCGCGGCTGCTGACCGCGCTCGCCCAGGCGCTGTTCTGGGCCGTGATGGGGCCGGTCGCGGTGGGCCTGTTCGCGCCCGAGGTCCGGGGGCGTGTGGTCGGGGCGCTGTCCGTGGCTGGTTCGCTCGCCCTGGTGCTCGGTGTTCCCGCTGGGACCTGGCTGGGCCGGCAGAGCACCTGGCAGGTGCCCATCGCCATGCTGGCGGCTCTGGGGCTGGTCTCTTTGGTGACGATCGCCGTTCTGCTGCCGACGTCGCGTCCGGAAGAAGAGCCTGCCGCCTACGCGACCAGTCCCGACGTGTGGCGGTTCGGGACGGTGCTGGCGGCCGGAGCCTTGTCCGCCGCCGGGGCGTTCACGGGATACACCTACATCGTGACGTTCCTGGGCGACGTGAGCGGGTTCTCCCCCAGCGCAGTCAGCGTCCTGTTCGTGGTTTTCGGTGTCGCGTGTCTGGCCGGGGTGAGCATCACCGGGGCGTTCCTGGACCGCTTTCCGCAGTCCGCGCTGGCCACCGCCGTGGCCACGCAGGCGGTGGGCATGCTAGGCCTGTACGCGTTCGGCGCTCATCCGGTGGCGGCGGTGATGTCCCTTACGCTGATGGGTGGCGCACTCGGCCCGGTGTTCATGACCACGCAGAACACGATGCTGCACTGCGCGCCGGGCCGCACGGACATTGCCTTCGCGGCGAACTCCGGTGCTTACAATGCCGGCATCGCGGCGGGTGCCGCGCTTGGGGGACTGGTCCTGTCGCTCGCCGATGTACGGAGCACCTTCCTCGCCGGCGGGCTGCTGACCGTCGGGTCCTGCGCGGTCCTGCTCGGAGGCCACCTGCTGCATGGGCGCCGTCGTCCAGAACGCTCAACACTTCGATGA
- a CDS encoding PQQ-binding-like beta-propeller repeat protein: MIGKTLWERQLHQRGSASAVAVTEDRVVVHERHTRLVCLDRYDGSVRWDVPIGTWPRAVVVAGDRCLVLAHDTDQLSCLDLTTGAVVWRAGLPPFSGHVVATAETVIVGGWRGYTPMAAFNLKDGRPLWRTQQPTATVLPLSWDGGVLSGSGSEAWLIDPHDGRELGRWRLPEPLADTDHRPAFTLVDPDRCLMPCGPRSVVAIQLSSGLVDQFFRHDSDLLASAAEFTGGVVWLSERRAGYLAVDPGDGSKLWNVEVRQPLVSGVVRDGEGFVVVSEGGVLFRLRSDGHVLERCSSVTGVVALRDLGAGEMIMVTKGTLRVITVKPHSDAL, from the coding sequence GTGATCGGGAAGACACTGTGGGAGCGACAGCTCCATCAGAGGGGTTCCGCTTCGGCGGTGGCGGTGACGGAAGATCGCGTCGTCGTCCATGAGCGCCATACTCGGCTTGTCTGCCTGGATCGCTACGACGGCTCGGTCCGCTGGGACGTTCCGATAGGAACCTGGCCACGCGCCGTCGTAGTCGCCGGCGATCGTTGCCTGGTTCTGGCGCATGACACCGATCAACTGTCCTGCCTCGATCTCACGACAGGGGCTGTGGTGTGGCGTGCCGGGTTGCCGCCATTTTCGGGGCATGTCGTGGCTACCGCGGAGACGGTCATCGTCGGTGGCTGGCGTGGTTACACCCCCATGGCCGCCTTCAACCTGAAGGACGGTCGGCCTCTGTGGCGGACACAGCAGCCTACGGCCACGGTGCTTCCTCTGTCCTGGGACGGCGGTGTGCTGTCGGGGAGCGGTTCGGAAGCGTGGCTGATCGATCCACATGATGGCAGGGAACTGGGCCGCTGGCGGTTGCCGGAGCCATTGGCGGACACCGACCATCGGCCGGCGTTCACCCTGGTCGACCCTGACCGCTGCTTGATGCCGTGCGGCCCGCGGTCCGTGGTGGCCATTCAATTGTCATCGGGTCTCGTCGATCAGTTCTTCCGTCACGATTCCGACCTCTTGGCCTCGGCTGCCGAGTTCACCGGTGGCGTGGTGTGGTTAAGCGAGCGGCGGGCCGGTTATCTCGCCGTCGACCCCGGCGACGGATCGAAATTGTGGAATGTGGAGGTCAGGCAGCCGCTCGTCAGCGGGGTGGTTCGAGACGGCGAGGGATTCGTGGTGGTCAGCGAAGGCGGTGTGCTCTTTCGCCTGCGGTCTGATGGACATGTTTTGGAACGGTGCTCGTCGGTTACCGGAGTTGTCGCACTGCGAGACCTTGGAGCGGGAGAGATGATCATGGTGACCAAGGGAACTCTGAGAGTGATCACCGTCAAACCGCACTCCGATGCCCTATAG